The sequence TTCTGGTAGCTGCAATTTTGCTGCTACTTCCTCTTCAGATTCCCGCGCAATGGTCGTCGAACCCAAACGTCAACAATGCCATATGTACTGCTTCGGGTAATCAGTCAAGTCCTCAGATAGTGAGCGACGGTTCAGGCGGAGCGATAATAACGTGGCAGGATGCGCGAACGGATGCTGGTGACATCTATGCACAGAGGATAATTTCTTCCGGGACGGTTCAGTGGGCAGCCAACGGGGTTGCCGTATGTAGCGCGGCTGGCGAGCAGTATAATCCTACTATAGTGAGCGACGGTTCAGGCGGAGCGATAATAACGTGGCAGGATGCGCGAACGGATGCTGGTGACATCTATGCACAGAGGATAAATTCTTCCGGGGCGGTTCAGTGGACAGCCAACGGGGTTGCTATATGCACCGCGACGAATACTCAGCAGAGTCCCACGATAGTGAGCGACGGTTCAGGCGGGGCTATAATGACGTGGAAGGATGCGCGAACGGATGCTGGTGACATTTATGCACAGAGGATAAATTCTTCTGGGTCAGTTCAATGGACAGCCAACGGAGTTCCCATCTGTGATACGACAGGCGAGCAAGCGCTCCCCATTATAGCGAGCGACGGTTCAGGCGGAGCGATAATAACGTGGATGGACTTTCGAAGTGTCAGCAACTTTCACATCTATGTGCAGAGGATAAATTCATCGGGGGGAGTCCAATGGACAGCCAACGGGCTTGCCATTTGTACCGCGACTGGTGACCAATATAATCCCACCATAGTGAGCGACGATTCAGGTGGGGCGATAATAACGTGGTACGACTACCGAAGCGGCAACTGGGACATCTATGCGCAGAGGATAAATTCTATTGCGACTGTTCAGTGGACAGCCAACGGTGTTGCCATATGTACGGCGACGAATTCTCAAGCAAATCCTACTATAGTGGGCGACGGTTCAGGCGGAGCAGTAATAACGTGGAACGACTACCGAAGCGGCAGCAACTGGGACATCTATGCGCAGAGGATAAATTCTTCTGGGGCTGTGCAGTGGACAGCCAACGGGGTTGCCATTTGTACCGCGACGAATACTCAGCAGTATCCCACTATGGCGAGCGACGGTTCAGGCGGAGCGATAATAACGTGGTATGACTATCGAAGCGGCAACTGGGACATCTATGCGCAGAGGATAAATTCTATTGCGACTGTTCAGTGGACAGCCAACGGGGTTGCCGTGTGTACCGCGTCCGGTACTCAGCAGAGTCCCACGATAGTGAGCGACGGTTCAGGCGGAGCGATAATAACGTGGATGGACTCCCGAAGCGGCAACTGGGACATCTATGCGCAATTGGTGAATCCATTCGGCTACTTGGTAACTTTGCCATTTTCGATCGGGAGTATCAGCGACATTCCAAATGATCAAGGCGGAAAAGTTCGTATTAGTTGGACCCGGTTGGTATATGATTCTCTTGGCTCTCCCGTTCAAATTGTAAGCTATGGAGTTTGGCGCAGGATTCCCACCTCACAGAGCGGCCTCAGCAAGAGGGGGACACCAGTTCCTTTGAACGATACCCTGGGGGTTTTGTACGATTTCGTGACAAGCGTACCGGCGGTTCAGTCGCCCAAGTACAACGTCGTTGTACCAACATTGGAAGACTCGTCATACGACCGCACACATTGGACTAGGTTCGTACTTACAGTGCATACAAATGTTCCCACTATTTTTGAAATCTCAAATGAAGACAGCGGCTACTCGGTGGACAACATAGCCCCTGATCCACCTTCGTGGGTGTCGGGATCCGTTGTGTCTGGCCAGGTGGACCTCAGATGGAAGAAGAACACCGAGCCTGATCTGTGGAAGTACTATGTGTACAGAAGCTCATCTCCCATTACCCACTGTGACAAGTCGACGTACCTTTTAGATGTGTCAGACACTGCATTTACCGATACAAACCCTCTTAAGACCAGTATGTCATACTATGTGGTTTGTGCAGAAGATATTCACGGCAATCCGAGTAATCCAAGTAACCAGGTATCATTCACCCCGAGCGACTTTTCACTTGCAGTAACACTGACCTCATTTACCGCGGAAGCGGCAGACTATGGTGTGTCACTCAAGTGGAAGACCGGATCTGAAGTGGATAATGCAGGGTTCACTGTATTAAGGCAGGGTGAAAACGAGACATCATTCAAGGAGATATCGAGCTATAAGACTAATTCCGCATTGAGGGGACTCGGTACAAGTACACAGGGACAATCGTACACGTTCACGGACAATACCGTCATGACGACTGGCAAATACACTTATCAGCTTGAGAGCGTGACAATAAGTGGGAGAGTGGACAAGTACATGGAGGTAACAGTAGACGTATCAATGCCGAAGGACTTCACACTATGCCAGAACTATCCCAATCCGTTCAATCCCACGACGACGATAGGGTATGCATTACCTACAGCTCGGCATGTGAAGATCGAAGTGACAAATACAGTTGGACAGGTAGTAGGTGTGCTTGTGGATGAGGACGAGTCGGCGGGATACAAGACAACTGTATTTGACGGTTCAAATCGCTCGAGTGGAGTGTACTTCTACATGATACAGGCAGGGAGCTTCACACAGGTGAAGAAGATGCTGCTTGTGAAGTAACCACACACATACGCTGGATCGTTCAGGTCCCGTCATGATTACTCATGGCGGGACTTCTTATGGCTGACCCGCAGTCCGGGGGAAAGATTCGAATTCGTCTCTACAAGCCGAATCTAACGACTCGCCTCTTCGCGTCGGGTTGTTCGACCTTCGGCCGGAGTTTATACCTCTCTTTTGAGCGGCAAATTATGAGCCCGACGGGCTACTCCGTCCATGTTCCAAGGACAGACTCCACCCCGCGATCAACCTCGACAAGAATCTTCTCCCGGCGTTGGTCTTTAAGTACTTTTCCCTCTTCATCCCTTCCCTTCTTGTCTCGAACTGCTCAGAGTAGACAATTCTCCAGTTTCTCCCGTGCTTCGTTGAATGGCTTATCCCCGAATTATGCTCGTCGAGCCTCCGATCCAAGTCGTCGGTCTGACCAGTATAAGTGGTACCCTTCCTCGCTCTCTATCACGTATACCCAGTACACTTCCCTCACCCCCTTTCCTCAAACGAAAAATGCCGCCTAGACTTTTTTGTCCGGCGGCATCTTTTTAGTAGCGGGGGCACGCTATATTCTGCACCTATAAGACGAATCCCTGATGTCATAGTGGTCGGCGAACTGGCTGTTTAGCTCGCAGGAAAGTCATTCTTCCGAAGTGCAACTTAGGTTACAGTTCCGGTCGGGGCCACACGAGACCAAGGTTCGGCACACTCGTAGCAGCGCAATGTTCCCGTCCGAGCCCGCCCTCAACTTGACAATCCCACAGCTGCAAGCTAACTTCGTGCGTCTGCAGCAGGCGGGTGTCGTCCATATCAGTTTAGTCGTGCGGGCAGTTGCACTCTCCGGAACCCACCAAACTCCTGATCGTTGATTCTATCGAAATTTGGCTGCTTAAGATGGAAGAACGTTAGCGAGAAACTGGCATTCAAAAACCCTATGACCTGACCTCAGGATTTCGCGGCGAGGTTTTATTGTGCGATCCTCTCACAGAGTTCTAAAGTGGAACAAAGGAGGTGTGCATGCTTTCCTTCAATTTCAAAATCACTTCCTATCGTGCCGGGAGAATCGCGGCACTGCACCATGGCCAGTAGAAGGACCTTCCGTATCGTTCGTGTCGAGTTCCGGACTAACGTTCTGAGATATAGGGCGTCGTGGCTCGAAGCAGGAATCAGTGGGCCGTGAACTCCCCTCCTCATTTTCCGACGACCACCGAGTCCTGGTTCAGTCTGATCAGGCATAAAAGCAATTTATGTTCTTTTCGTGTGCAAGATATCTTGCACATTTCGTACACGTCACAAGATAGGAGGATAAGTTATGAAGACTTGGAAAGGATTATTACCCGTCATTCTCGGCTTGCTTCTGATGAACAGCGCATACTCTCAATTCGTGCAGCAAGGCAGCAAGCTCGTCGGCACAGGAGCTGTCGGTTCCGCATATCAAGGCCAGTCTGTTTCTCTTTCTGCTGATGGTAATACGGCAATCGTCTGTGGATATTACGACAACAGTGGTGCAGGAGCAGCGTGGGTGTATACGCGATCTGGCGGAGGATGGAGTCAGCAAGGGAGCAAGCTCGTCGGCACAGGAGCGGTCGGAAGCGCGTTCCAGGGCTACTCCGTCGCTCTCTCCGCCGATGGAAACACGGCAATTGTGGGTGGGTGCTATGACAGCAGCTTCGCGGGAGCAGTTTGGGTATTCACTCGTTCCGGCAGCACATGGACGCAACAGGGGAATAAGCTTGTAGGTACAGGAGCGGTCGGAAACGCGTTCCAGGGCTACTCCGTCGCTCTCTCCGCCGATGGAAACACGGCACTTGCGGGTGGGTACTGGGACAACAGCGACGCGGGAGCAGCTTGGGTATTCACGCGTTCCGGCAGCACATGGACACAACAGGGGAGTAAGCTTGTAGGCACAGGAGCGGTAGGAAACGCGCTCCAGGGCTACTCCGTCGCTCTCTCCGCCGATGGAAACACGGCAATTGTGGGTGGGTACTGGGACAACAGCAACGCGGGAGCCTCTTGGGTATTCACGCGTTCGGGGAGCACATGGACACAACAGGGGAGTAAGCTTGTCGGCGCAGGAGCGGTCGGAAAATCAGACCAAGGCTACTCCGTCGCTCTCTCCGCCGATGGAAACACGGCAGTTATCGGTGGACCTTACGACAACAGTAACACGGGAGCCGCTTGGGTATTCACCCGTTCCGGCAGCACATGGACACAACAGGGGAATAAGCTTCTCGGTACAGGAGCGGTCGGAAGTGCACAGCAGGGCATCTCCGTCTCCCTTTCTACCGATGGTAACACGGCAGTTATCGGTGGACCTTACGACAACAGTAACACGGGAGCCGCATGGGTGTTCACTCGTTCCGGCAGCACATGGACACAGCAGGGGAATAAGCTTCTCGGTACAGGAGCGGTCGGAGTTGCAAACCAAGGCTACTCCGTCGCTCTCTCCGCCGATGGAAACACGGCAGTTGTGGGAGGGTGCTATGACAACAGCAGCGCAGGAGCCGCTTGGGTATATACAGGCCCCCGCCCGACTATCGCACATGTAGCAGATGTTCCCTCCGATCAAGGTGGCAAAGTCCTCGTCATGTGGCTCCGCTCAGGCTATGACGTGTTCCCCCAGGAGGTGCTCACCTCATATGGAGTCTACCGGGGTGCAAAGGCTTCTGCGCTACCGAAGGTGACTGACCTTCACAGCTTCCCGATGATCACGCATGACCGGATAACCGGTGAACCGATCTATTGGGAGCACTATGCTGATGTCACTCCGCAGTGGCTCGATGCATATTCTTTGCCTGTGGAGACGTTGTCGGATTCGACCGCGTACGGGAACCCCGAATATTATTTCATGGTTACGGTGACTGATTCAAGTCCGATGGCATTCTGGGAGTCGCCACCGGATAGCGGCTACTCCGTGGACAACTTACCTCCTGATCCACCTGCAAGCTTCTCAGGATCTGTAGTCTCAGGTCAGGTTGATCTCAGATGGAAAAAGAACAGTGAACCTGATATGTGGAAGTACGAGGTGTACCGAAGCTCATCTCCCATTACTCACTGTGACGAGTCAATGTTCCTCTCTGATGTCTCAGACACTGCATTTACCGATCCAAACCCAATGAAGAGTTGTATGTCATACTATGTGGTATGTGCAGAAGACATACACGGCAACTCAAGTAATGTGAGTAGTCAAATCCATTTTATTCCTCAAGATTTCGGACTTGCAGTGGCCCTTACATCCTTCACAGTAGAACCGGGGGATTACGGTGTGTCGCTGAAGTGGAAGACCGGATCTGAAGTCAATAATTCAGGGTTCATAGTATTAAGGGAAAGTGAAAATGAGACATCATTCAAGGAGATATCAAGTTACAAGACAAATTCCGCATTGAGGGGACTCGGTACAAGTACACTGGGACAATCGTACACGTTCACGGACAATACCGTCATGACGACTGGCAAATACACTTATCAGCTTGAGAGCGTGACAATAAGTGGGAGAGTAGACAAGTACATGGAGGTAACAGTAGACGTATCAATGCCGAAGGACTTCACACTATGCCAGAACTATCCCAATCCGTTCAATCCCACGACAACGATAAGGTATACACTACCTACAGCACAACATGTCAAAATTGAAGTGACGAATGCCGTTGGACAGGTAGTAGCTGTGCTTGTTGATGAGGATGAGTCGGCCGGATACAAGAGTACAGTATTTGAAAGTTCAAATCACTCGAGTGGAGTCTACTTCTACCGGATACAAGCGGGGAGTTTCACTTCAGTTAAGAAGATGCTCCTTATGAAATAGTTATTCATCAGAGCTGGGTTCTTTCAAGTCCCGTCATGAAAAATCATGGCGGGCCTTTTTCTTTCTAGGATACTCTCTTTCTGAATGATGATTTACAGAGTCAGGAAACAAGAGACACGCACATCTTGGAATCAACGAATGGTTAAGATTCAAACCTTCGTCCGCCTTCGGCGGATATGAGCCCGACGAATTAAGGCGAAAGTGTCTTTATGAACTCACTGCCCGTTCCGCCCTTCAGTCATTTCTCTCTCCGTTTAAACCGAAAAAGCCGTCGAACCATTTTCGTCCGACGGCTTCTTCTAGTAGCGGGGGAAGTCCGCCAGAGGCGGACGAATCCGTCTCTTTGAGCCGGATCTCACAACCCACCGCTTCGCGTGGGGTTGTTCGACCTTCGACCAGAGTCAATACCTCGCTTTTGAGCGGCAAATTATGAGCCCGACGGGCTACTCCGTCCATGTTCCATGGACGGATTCCACCCCGCGATCAGCTTCTCAAGACTCCTTCTTCCCGCACTTGACTTCAAGCACTTCTCCCGCTTCATCGCAGCTGCCCTGCTCTCACACTCCTCCATGTAAACCACCGTC comes from Candidatus Kryptoniota bacterium and encodes:
- a CDS encoding T9SS type A sorting domain-containing protein; the encoded protein is MKTWKGLLPVILGLLLMNSAYSQFVQQGSKLVGTGAVGSAYQGQSVSLSADGNTAIVCGYYDNSGAGAAWVYTRSGGGWSQQGSKLVGTGAVGSAFQGYSVALSADGNTAIVGGCYDSSFAGAVWVFTRSGSTWTQQGNKLVGTGAVGNAFQGYSVALSADGNTALAGGYWDNSDAGAAWVFTRSGSTWTQQGSKLVGTGAVGNALQGYSVALSADGNTAIVGGYWDNSNAGASWVFTRSGSTWTQQGSKLVGAGAVGKSDQGYSVALSADGNTAVIGGPYDNSNTGAAWVFTRSGSTWTQQGNKLLGTGAVGSAQQGISVSLSTDGNTAVIGGPYDNSNTGAAWVFTRSGSTWTQQGNKLLGTGAVGVANQGYSVALSADGNTAVVGGCYDNSSAGAAWVYTGPRPTIAHVADVPSDQGGKVLVMWLRSGYDVFPQEVLTSYGVYRGAKASALPKVTDLHSFPMITHDRITGEPIYWEHYADVTPQWLDAYSLPVETLSDSTAYGNPEYYFMVTVTDSSPMAFWESPPDSGYSVDNLPPDPPASFSGSVVSGQVDLRWKKNSEPDMWKYEVYRSSSPITHCDESMFLSDVSDTAFTDPNPMKSCMSYYVVCAEDIHGNSSNVSSQIHFIPQDFGLAVALTSFTVEPGDYGVSLKWKTGSEVNNSGFIVLRESENETSFKEISSYKTNSALRGLGTSTLGQSYTFTDNTVMTTGKYTYQLESVTISGRVDKYMEVTVDVSMPKDFTLCQNYPNPFNPTTTIRYTLPTAQHVKIEVTNAVGQVVAVLVDEDESAGYKSTVFESSNHSSGVYFYRIQAGSFTSVKKMLLMK
- a CDS encoding T9SS type A sorting domain-containing protein, translating into MYKFDFSPLVAELCLGRTIGFFVLVAAILLLLPLQIPAQWSSNPNVNNAICTASGNQSSPQIVSDGSGGAIITWQDARTDAGDIYAQRIISSGTVQWAANGVAVCSAAGEQYNPTIVSDGSGGAIITWQDARTDAGDIYAQRINSSGAVQWTANGVAICTATNTQQSPTIVSDGSGGAIMTWKDARTDAGDIYAQRINSSGSVQWTANGVPICDTTGEQALPIIASDGSGGAIITWMDFRSVSNFHIYVQRINSSGGVQWTANGLAICTATGDQYNPTIVSDDSGGAIITWYDYRSGNWDIYAQRINSIATVQWTANGVAICTATNSQANPTIVGDGSGGAVITWNDYRSGSNWDIYAQRINSSGAVQWTANGVAICTATNTQQYPTMASDGSGGAIITWYDYRSGNWDIYAQRINSIATVQWTANGVAVCTASGTQQSPTIVSDGSGGAIITWMDSRSGNWDIYAQLVNPFGYLVTLPFSIGSISDIPNDQGGKVRISWTRLVYDSLGSPVQIVSYGVWRRIPTSQSGLSKRGTPVPLNDTLGVLYDFVTSVPAVQSPKYNVVVPTLEDSSYDRTHWTRFVLTVHTNVPTIFEISNEDSGYSVDNIAPDPPSWVSGSVVSGQVDLRWKKNTEPDLWKYYVYRSSSPITHCDKSTYLLDVSDTAFTDTNPLKTSMSYYVVCAEDIHGNPSNPSNQVSFTPSDFSLAVTLTSFTAEAADYGVSLKWKTGSEVDNAGFTVLRQGENETSFKEISSYKTNSALRGLGTSTQGQSYTFTDNTVMTTGKYTYQLESVTISGRVDKYMEVTVDVSMPKDFTLCQNYPNPFNPTTTIGYALPTARHVKIEVTNTVGQVVGVLVDEDESAGYKTTVFDGSNRSSGVYFYMIQAGSFTQVKKMLLVK
- a CDS encoding GIY-YIG nuclease family protein, with the protein product MDRRLDEHNSGISHSTKHGRNWRIVYSEQFETRREGMKREKYLKTNAGRRFLSRLIAGWSLSLEHGRSSPSGS
- a CDS encoding GIY-YIG nuclease family protein encodes the protein MRYCVYVIESVEGYRYTGQTDNLGRRLSQHNTGKSHSTKHGSGWTVVYMEECESRAAAMKREKCLKSSAGRRSLEKLIAGWNPSMEHGRSSPSGS